The following coding sequences lie in one Rutidosis leptorrhynchoides isolate AG116_Rl617_1_P2 chromosome 4, CSIRO_AGI_Rlap_v1, whole genome shotgun sequence genomic window:
- the LOC139843459 gene encoding telomere repeat-binding protein 5-like: MVLQKQLEYGFNGYQIPPTPRAARSATRRVPFWKKTEDHNVNNNNNVNVNANKQMCAFDLLATVAGKLLQEGGNNETETVKESTIKIENDAPNVNICDQASCNRSYFVSEIISQAPVIQDSNSGPSSGITASDSSEKSNVDKVKVKVPFSCKVEDNNRNPSVDNNNNNEKLRFCNDNVNLVVNDDDENSSGIARDPNKTIKPPPRIGDRRIRRFLATKYWKTGPQLNDDGNCDADGYGNKDTAYKRPRSLKDYPFKKRRLYELEEYAYSEDVVNCDDRFSPLRKESIEDNSCLSVKSEGGSKTSKFVAKQNPVFHSRDSHVKLKIKSFRVPELFFELPKTATIGSLKRNIMEAVTSMLSGELKIGVMLQGKKIRDDDKTLLQIGMHNKLDALGFSLEPNHTQTRPSLCPDDQSFPQAPDTPKPLIRYSMAANVGNQIVREPVVSEVSPDRTVTNFGSGLVESDHDSAPSPPNMSMVHKSGSDSRALVMVPAMNPRALAVVPLRKCKRSEVAQRRIRRPFSVSEVEALVQAVEKLGTGRWRDVKLLAFDNAKHRTYVDLKDKWKTLVHTARISPQQRRGEPVPQQLLDRVLAAHAYWSHHQAKQQFKHPTQPETYRLL; the protein is encoded by the exons ATGGTGTTGCAAAAGCAGTTAGAATATGGATTTAATGGCTATCAAATTCCTCCAACGCCCCGGGCTGCTAGATCAGCAACG AGGAGGGTTCCATTTTGGAAGAAAACGGAGGACCATAAcgttaacaacaacaataatgttAATGTTAACGCTAACAAGCAAATGTGTGCATTCGACTTACTGGCTACTGTAGCTGGAAAGTTATTACAGGAGGGTGGTAATAACGAAACTGAAACCGTTAAAGAATCAACTATTAAGATTGAAAATGATGCACCAAATGTTAATATTTGTGATCAAGCTAGCTGCAATAGGAGTTATTTTGTGTCCGAGATAATATCACAAGCTCCGGTTATTCAGGATTCTAATTCGGGACCTTCGTCGGGTATTACCGCTTCTGATTCCTCTGAAAAGTCAAATGTtgacaaagtcaaagtcaaagtcccgTTTAGTTGTAAAGTAGAAGATAACAACCGTAACCCTTCGgtggataataacaataataatgagaaGCTTCGATTTTGCAATGACAATGTAAATTTAGTTGTTAATGATGATGACGAAAACTCTTCTGGGATCGCGCGAGATCCTAATAAGACGATTAAGCCACCACCGCGTATTGGTGATCGAAGAATTAGGCGGTTTTTGGCAACCAAGTACTGGAAAACAGGTCCACAACTAAATGATGATGGGAATTGTGATGCTG ATGGTTATGGTAATAAGGATACTGCCTACAAACGACCTAGATCGTTAAAGGATTATCCTTTTAAAAAGAGACGGCTTTATGAGCTAGAAGAATATGCGTACTCCGAAGATGTGGTCAATTGTGATGATCGATTTAGCCCGCTTCGAAAGGAATCCATTGAGGATAATTCCTGTTTGAGTGTCAAATCCGAAGGAG GTTCGAAGACATCAAAATTTGTAGCGAAGCAAAATCCAGTCTTTCACTCTCGTGATTCTCATG TGAAGCTCAAGATCAAATCTTTTCGGGTACCCGAGCTTTTCTTTGAGCTACCAAAAACGGCAACTATTGGTTCTCTAAAG CGGAATATTATGGAGGCTGTGACATCGATGCTGAGTGGCGAGCTTAAAATTGGTGTGATGCTTCAGGGGAAAAAGATTCGAGACGATGATAAAACATTGCTACAAATCGGCATGCACAACAAGCTAGACGCTTTAGGTTTCTCCTTGGAACCTAACCATACGCAAACTCGACCATCTTTATGCCCCGACGATCAATCGTTTCCACAAGCTCCAGATACGCCTAAGCCCTTAATACG GTATTCGATGGCTGCAAATGTTGGTAACCAAATAGTGCGAGAACCAGTGGTTTCTGAAGTCTCGCCGGATCGTACGGTGACGAATTTTGGGAGCGGTTTGGTTGAAAGTGATCATGACTCGGCCCCATCACCACCCAACATGTCTATGGTTCACAAAAGTGGTTCGGACTCAAGGGCTTTGGTTATGGTTCCGGCTATGAACCCGAGGGCACTGGCTGTGGTTCCCTTGAGGAAATGTAAGCGGTCTGAGGTGGCACAACGTAGGATTCGCCGACCTTTTTCGGTTTCTGAGGTCGAAGCGTTGGTTCAAGCCGTTGAAAAGCTTGGAACCGGAAG ATGGCGTGATGTCAAGTTACTCGCGTTTGATAACGCCAAGCACCGCACTTATGTTGATTTGAAG GACAAGTGGAAAACGCTGGTGCACACCGCACGAATCTCACCACAACAAAGAAGAGGCGAACCCGTACCACAACAATTGTTAGACAGGGTTTTAGCCGCTCATGCGTACTGGTCACATCATCAAGCTAAACAACAGTTCAAACATCCAACACAACCAGAAACTTATCGACTcctataa